One window of Planctomycetia bacterium genomic DNA carries:
- a CDS encoding phenylacetate--CoA ligase family protein, whose amino-acid sequence MSTVSGSLGRIGASRRSSVAQRESHRGVVMLSQLHERLLGRETFSLAAGLEVSQWQSREATTALQMEKLRRLVAHAARCCPYYRALHLLPPEELARPGDLAKLPLLTRNMLREHAEEMRWSAMPGRMLTDRTHGTRDEPFAFYCDRRRQAWDKANRLRGHRWQGFEPGDRELHLWPVDPPMRLTGRVKQQLRHLRDRLLCERQLDILTIDDRGFDEAWGEWRAFDPDRVTAYPSSLARFLRGGGAALENAGSSSLRTVFLTGEVTFAWQERAVREQLGAAAAQCYGLQEAGAIAFECEQGSWHVCDESVMVEIVREGRAARAGELGEVVVTAIESRAMPVIRYCTGDVVRAGAAACACGRGLSVMPRVLGRTGDFLNAADGEMIEPASVVASLAGVLEDGAYQVRQDEMGSVELSTLERFGDRGRGPFEAARRLAKLIGAENDVSVRRVADLERSRFGKCRYVQSAQTELCLAQPRDESIKQSCQINRQPPTPRNIPPRP is encoded by the coding sequence ATGTCCACTGTTTCCGGGAGTCTCGGTCGCATCGGCGCATCGCGTCGATCATCGGTCGCGCAGCGCGAATCGCATCGCGGCGTGGTGATGCTGTCTCAGCTTCACGAGCGGCTTCTTGGGCGCGAGACTTTTTCGCTGGCCGCGGGGCTGGAAGTTTCTCAATGGCAGTCACGGGAAGCGACCACGGCGCTGCAGATGGAGAAGCTGCGCCGACTGGTTGCTCATGCGGCGAGATGCTGTCCCTATTATCGAGCGCTTCACCTGCTGCCGCCGGAGGAACTTGCGCGACCTGGCGATCTGGCGAAGCTACCGCTGCTTACACGGAACATGCTGCGCGAACATGCCGAGGAGATGCGATGGTCGGCGATGCCGGGGCGGATGCTCACGGATCGGACGCACGGGACGCGGGATGAGCCGTTTGCGTTTTACTGCGACCGGAGGCGGCAGGCGTGGGACAAGGCCAATCGGCTGCGCGGTCATCGGTGGCAGGGTTTTGAGCCGGGCGACCGGGAGCTTCATCTGTGGCCGGTGGACCCGCCGATGCGACTGACCGGGCGCGTCAAGCAGCAACTGCGGCACCTGCGCGATCGATTGCTTTGCGAGCGGCAACTGGACATCCTGACGATTGACGATCGCGGGTTTGATGAGGCGTGGGGTGAGTGGCGGGCGTTTGATCCGGATCGCGTGACAGCGTATCCGTCGAGCCTGGCGCGGTTTTTGAGGGGCGGCGGCGCGGCACTGGAGAACGCGGGCTCGTCGAGTCTGCGCACGGTTTTTCTGACGGGCGAGGTGACATTCGCGTGGCAGGAGCGGGCGGTGCGCGAGCAGCTTGGGGCGGCGGCAGCGCAGTGCTACGGTTTGCAGGAGGCGGGGGCGATTGCGTTTGAGTGCGAGCAAGGGAGTTGGCACGTCTGCGATGAGTCGGTCATGGTTGAGATTGTTCGCGAGGGGCGGGCGGCTCGGGCGGGCGAGCTGGGTGAAGTGGTTGTCACCGCGATTGAAAGCCGTGCGATGCCCGTCATCCGATATTGCACGGGGGACGTGGTTCGGGCGGGAGCGGCGGCGTGCGCGTGTGGGCGCGGGCTGTCTGTGATGCCGCGGGTGCTGGGGCGAACGGGGGATTTTCTCAATGCGGCAGACGGCGAGATGATTGAGCCGGCGAGCGTGGTTGCGTCGCTTGCGGGGGTGCTGGAAGATGGCGCGTATCAGGTGCGGCAGGATGAGATGGGCAGCGTGGAACTATCGACGCTGGAGCGTTTCGGCGACCGGGGGCGCGGGCCGTTTGAGGCGGCGCGGCGCCTTGCCAAACTGATCGGCGCGGAGAATGATGTGTCCGTGCGGAGGGTCGCCGACCTGGAGCGATCGCGTTTTGGGAAGTGCCGGTATGTTCAATCGGCACAGACGGAGCTATGCCTGGCGCAGCCGCGTGACGAGTCTATCAAACAATCGTGTCAGATAAACCGACAACCACCGACTCCGCGGAATATCCCACCGCGACCCTGA